AAAGCGCCGAGGCTCAGGCTTGGCCTGAGCGCGCGCGGCGCTTTCGGGCGGCGCCCCGTGGCCGGGGCGAGGCGTCAGTGGTGAATGTCCAGCGTCACGTCGCCGCGCTCTTCCGCCACGGTTTCGAGAATTTCCAGCACGGTGGCGTAAACATCGGCGCCCATGCCTTGCCTGGCTTCGGCGGTGTCGCGCCAGACCAGCTCGAAGGGGCCGGCCACGTCGTTGGCCAAGCAGTCGTACAGCGCGTCCAGATTGCGGCCGAAGCGGGCGGGGAGAAGCAACTGGGTCTGCAGCTCGTTGTAGAACTGTTCCAGGCTGCGTATGTGGCGCAGCTCGCACACTTTTACTGGCATGAGGGAACCTCGATGAAGCTATTGTAATGATCCACGGTGACGAAACGCTGGCCGTGGCGGCTGAATAGCAGCCGCTTGGCGCCGCGTTTGCCACCTTTATAGCTTAGATCGGCTTCCTGCCATTGGCCGGCAGGGAGCCGCTTTTCGTAATTGCCGAAGCGGTCGCCGCCCATGGATTTGCCTTGCAGCTCGGGCACGCTCCACAGGTTGACGCCTGGGCGCCAGCCCGAGCTTTGGGCTTGGCGCTTGGTGACGAATTTGTCCGGCAGGCGGCCGTCCAGATTGAGCTTGAGCAGCATGTCGCCCAGCTCGGCCGCGTCTAGCCGCATGCCGGCTTGCTGATTGACCTTGCCGGCGACGATGCGACAGGAGGGGGCGGCAAGGGCCGGCAGGCTGAATGCCGTCAGCGCGAGCCATAATAGTCTTGTTTTCATGGTTGAGACCTGGGCAAAGGATTGCCGTCCCATTTTAGCGGCGCGGCGCGCGCGGGAACAGCGTCCGCGGCCAGAAGGCATGAATCCGGCGCGGCGGCTGCCGCCTCGCGCCGGATTCTTGCTCGATAGGGCCGGCCAGGCGCGCATCGCGCCCCGTGAACGCGGCTGGCGCTCAATCCAGTAGTTGCGATTCCACCGGGAAGGGCTGGCCTATCAGTTGCGGCAGGCGCAGCGCCATGTCTGCTGCGTCTTCGGCGGTGGTGATGAAGCGGTAGTAATGATCCCCCTGGCTATCGCAGCCGTGCTGCTGGATCAGGTCCGCCGCGCGGCGGGCGATGGCCTCGGCCGGGTCGTACAGGCGGATGCCGTCGCCGATGATTTCCTGGATCAGCGGCGCGAGGAAGGGGTAGTGGGTACAGCCCAGCGCGATGTGGTCGATGTTCTCGGCCAGCAACGGCTCCACCACGCGGCGCACCAGCGCGCGGGTGCGCTCGCCGGCGAGTTCGCCGGCCTCCACCTGTTCCACCCAGCCGTGTCCGGCGCGGCGCAAGACTTCCACATCGCCGGCATGGGCGTCGAGC
This genomic window from Chromobacterium phragmitis contains:
- the murI gene encoding glutamate racemase — protein: MIAMYDSGLGGLSVWRAVRAALPAWPITYLADQAYCPYGPRSREEIIDRALKVGHYLASQGATILIVACNTATTAAIAALRAELSLPIVGIEPAIKPAAAMSRTGRIAVLATEYTLASERVKTLLDAHAGDVEVLRRAGHGWVEQVEAGELAGERTRALVRRVVEPLLAENIDHIALGCTHYPFLAPLIQEIIGDGIRLYDPAEAIARRAADLIQQHGCDSQGDHYYRFITTAEDAADMALRLPQLIGQPFPVESQLLD
- a CDS encoding barstar family protein; its protein translation is MPVKVCELRHIRSLEQFYNELQTQLLLPARFGRNLDALYDCLANDVAGPFELVWRDTAEARQGMGADVYATVLEILETVAEERGDVTLDIHH
- a CDS encoding ribonuclease domain-containing protein; translated protein: MKTRLLWLALTAFSLPALAAPSCRIVAGKVNQQAGMRLDAAELGDMLLKLNLDGRLPDKFVTKRQAQSSGWRPGVNLWSVPELQGKSMGGDRFGNYEKRLPAGQWQEADLSYKGGKRGAKRLLFSRHGQRFVTVDHYNSFIEVPSCQ